The Argentina anserina chromosome 3, drPotAnse1.1, whole genome shotgun sequence genome includes a region encoding these proteins:
- the LOC126789353 gene encoding G-type lectin S-receptor-like serine/threonine-protein kinase At1g67520 produces the protein MVDVMVMFASSLDHQKKVKYLLIIDRLLLFFLIILACLWSCHVADAADSIGDKLKVGDTLNSSSALVSAGGRFTLLFLPNGSSSNYRYLNIRRQDVAGANKAWVANRDSPVLNPHGILILDSNNTLKIITNNTGDGGSPPVLVLGSAPKSSSNVVAILLDSGNFILQELNSDGSTKQVWWQSFDYPTDTFLPGMKVGVNHSNGHIWSLTSWTSTYYPPAGAFILDWDPTAHQLEIRRQGVVYWRSGNYNATNNRFQNILPSAKVSFKFKIVSNENEDYLTYTSEDGGGFELPEWVLDYDGRLFNYYGLGIDIARADQCGGHDTDGIGCQTNGRPATCIADYGSPFVLKKGYFQPSTMSSTSRCPYSLNFVSNGSYSGNGVDCKSTCSQNCDCLGYDFLFDDTTRCRFWSVDCEFVEDRIQLGNASSLVLTKLPPIAKSPPPKSAPHKIRATHKWIWIGVALSAALVVMAISILCYLRQGRRNSKLLAEGKIDQNELLNFRNSKRPTDLNGFQNDGKMGHDLSVFSYAYVVAATKNFAEENKLGEGGFGPVYKGISATGQEVAVKRLSKCSGQGTLEFKNELILIYELQHTNLVQLFGFCIHGDERILIYEYMTNKSLDYFLFDPIRAVFLDWRKRFSIIEGIAQGLLYLHKFSRTRVIHRDLKASNVLLDENMNPKISDFGMARIFSINELEANTSRIVGTRGYMPPEYAMEGIFSTKSDVYSFGVLVLEIISGRRNNSFYNDDRAINLVGYAWELWKEGAGLQLMDPTLADSCTNKDQLLRCVQVGLLCVEDSPVNRPTMSEVLSGLTNAISPLPAPTKPAFSTDRFSVISSLVEKDSQIVSVNDLTISECYGR, from the exons ATGGTTGATGTGATGGTCATGTTTGCTAGTTCTCTAGATCATCAGAAGAAGGTAAAGTACCTTCTGATCATTGATCGACTCTTACTATTCTTCCTGATCATTCTTGCATGCTTGTGGAGTTGTCATGTTGCTGATGCCGCAGATAGTATTGGAGACAAGCTTAAAGTTGGCGATACTCTAAATTCCTCAAGTGCATTAGTTTCTGCCGGGGGGAGGTTCACTTTGCTTTTCTTGCCAAATGGTTCAAGTTCCAACTACAGGTATCTGAATATCAGGCGACAAGATGTAGCTGGTGCGAATAAGGCGTGGGTTGCTAACCGAGACTCACCTGTTTTAAACCCTCATGGAATTCTTATTTTGGACTCCAACAACACATTAAAGATCATTACAAACAACACAGGTGACGGTGGCAGTCCTCCTGTTTTGGTACTTGGCTCTGCACCAAAAAGTAGTAGTAATGTGGTGGCCATTCTGTTGGATTCTGGCAATTTTATCCTACAAGAGCTGAACTCTGATGGATCAACCAAGCAGGTGTGGTGGCAAAGTTTTGATTATCCAACAGACACCTTTTTACCAGGCATGAAGGTAGGTGTAAACCATAGCAATGGGCACATATGGTCTCTTACCTCATGGACATCCACTTACTACCCACCTGCAGGAGCTTTCATCCTAGATTGGGACCCAACTGCCCACCAATTGGAAATTCGAAGACAAGGAGTGGTTTACTGGAGAAGTGGAAACTATAATGCTACAAACAACAGATTCCAAAACATTTTACCTAGTGCAAAGGTTAGCTTCAAGTTTAAAATTGTTTCAAATGAGAATGAAGACTACCTCACCTACACTTCTGAAGATGGTGGTGGATTTGAGTTACCAGAATGGGTTCTAGATTATGATGGGAGGCTTTTTAATTATTATGGATTGGGAATTGATATTGCACGAGCAGATCAGTGTGGAGGCCATGACACAGATGGGATAGGGTGCCAGACAAATGGCCGGCCAGCTACTTGTATTGCAGATTATGGCAGTCCATTTGTGTTGAAAAAAGGTTACTTTCAGCCAAGCACCATGAGTTCAACTTCAAGATGCCCTTACTCGCTCAACTTTGTATCAAATGGAAGTTACAGTGGTAATGGTGTTGATTGTAAGAGTACTTGTTCACAAAACTGTGACTGCCTTGGATATGACTTCCTATTTGATGATACGACAAGATGCCGATTTTGGAGTGTGGACTGTGAGTTCGTGGAAGACCGCATTCAACTCGGTAATGCAAGCAGTTTGGTTTTAACAAAGCTACCGCCAATAGCAAAATCACCACCGCCAAAGTCAGCACCACACAAAATTC GTGCAACGCATAAATGGATTTGGATTGGGGTTGCTCTTAGTGCTGCTCTAGTGGTAATGGCCATTTCAATCTTGTGTTATCTACGACAAGGAAGACGAAATTCCAAACTTTTAG CTGAGGGCAAGATCGACCAGAATGAATTGCTGAACTTCAGGAATTCTAAGAGGCCTACTGATTTGAATGGATTTCAAAATGATGGAAAGATGGGCCATGATTTGAGTGTATTTAGCTATGCATATGTGGTTGCTGCCACAAAGAACTTCGCTGAAGAAAATAAACTTGGAGAAGGGGGCTTTGGACCTGTTTATAAG GGGATTTCGGCAACAGGGCAAGAAGTAGCTGTGAAAAGGCTTTCAAAATGTTCAGGGCAAGGAACCTTAGAGTTTAAAAATGAATTGATCCTCATATATGAACTTCAACATACAAACCTTGTTCAGCTTTTCGGATTTTGCATTCATGGTGATGAGAGGATATTGATATATGAGTACATGACCAACAAAAGTCTGGACTATTTCTTATTTG ATCCAATCAGAGCTGTTTTTCTAGATTGGAGGAAGCGTTTCAGCATAATTGAAGGAATCGCTCAAGGATTGCTTTATTTGCACAAATTCTCACGAACAAGAGTGATTCATAGGGATCTAAAAGCTAGTAATGTACTTCTTGATGAAAATATGAACCCGAAAATTTCGGATTTTGGTATGGCAAGAATATTCTCCATTAATGAACTGGAAGCAAATACTAGTAGGATTGTTGGGACACG TGGTTACATGCCTCCTGAGTACGCAATGGAAGGAATTTTCTCTACAAAATCCGATGTCTACAGTTTTGGAGTATTGGTGCTTGAAATCATAAGTGGCAGGAGAAACAATAGCTTCTACAATGATGATCGCGCCATCAATTTAGTAGGATAT GCATGGGAGTTGTGGAAAGAAGGCGCAGGGCTACAACTAATGGATCCGACACTAGCTGATTCGTGTACTAACAAAGATCAGCTGTTAAGATGTGTTCAAGTTGGTCTTCTCTGTGTGGAAGATAGTCCAGTGAATCGACCTACCATGTCAGAG